A genomic window from Vitis riparia cultivar Riparia Gloire de Montpellier isolate 1030 chromosome 16, EGFV_Vit.rip_1.0, whole genome shotgun sequence includes:
- the LOC117934108 gene encoding heavy metal-associated isoprenylated plant protein 31, which produces MSMVEVRVPNLDCEGCASKLKKALFKLKGVEEVDIEMEMQKITVRGYLVEEKKVLKAIKRAGKAVEPWPFPGYSHFASFYKYPSHIVNHYYETSGNGVNSNVHTFFQTPAIYSVAVASDEAVASLFSDENVHACTIM; this is translated from the exons ATGGTGGAGGTAAGAGTTCCAAACTTGGACTGTGAGGGATGTGCTTCCAAGCTAAAGAAAGCTCTCTTCAAGCTCAAag gAGTAGAGGAAGTTGACATAGAAATGGAGATGCAGAAAATCACAGTAAGAGGCTACTTAGTAGAGGAAAAGAAGGTGCTAAAGGCCATTAAACGCGCCGGGAAAGCGGTGGAGCCGTGGCCATTTCCGGGATACTCGCACTTTGCCTCATTCTACAAGTACCCAAGTCACATTGTGAACCATTACTACGAGACATCCGGTAATGGAGTTAATTCAAATGTACATACATTCTTCCAAACCCCTGCCATTTACTCGGTCGCCGTGGCCTCCGATGAGGCCGTCGCTTCCCTTTTTAGCGACGAAAATGTGCATGCTTGCACCATCATGTGA